Proteins encoded in a region of the Brevundimonas vesicularis genome:
- a CDS encoding diguanylate cyclase domain-containing protein: MAFDARVLILAADDGRIGPLAAGLDALGWTTVTARDVVSAEMTLQDFPLEAAVIDINTFDADVASRLRAAAEPRRLPIVVIGARPDSVKGADLTMSTPPHPAQAALRLEQLGRAAIAEEEYRLRVTTFATRGVGLDKRADDDGPLRVLAAGVADRRFLALSNALTAAGVEVVAAPTPYTAFDYLHESPFDAAVLWGAEDHAPALSIAAGMKRNTRLYHIPLMLYLRGRNEISLAELFNRGFADVASADTPEGETAERILALAGAHRIHLGIRKTLDSVRSLDVMDPETGLFTPELFASHLGRVAEASRARKRPLSVCVLRVRETESVTWARQGGWLDRAMPQIGAMVSRLVRVEDTPARLAKEVFALALPATHAEPARLAAERIAAVIGCTAFDAGPDRSPFVAEFDVGAAEMRPDESAAALLERASADLFEKTR; encoded by the coding sequence TTGGCTTTCGACGCGCGCGTATTGATCCTGGCGGCTGACGATGGCCGGATCGGGCCGCTCGCTGCGGGTCTGGATGCGCTGGGCTGGACGACGGTGACCGCCCGCGACGTCGTCTCCGCCGAGATGACGCTTCAGGACTTTCCGCTCGAAGCCGCCGTCATCGACATCAACACCTTCGACGCCGATGTGGCGTCTCGCCTTCGCGCCGCCGCCGAGCCGCGTCGCCTGCCCATCGTGGTCATCGGCGCCCGCCCTGATTCGGTGAAGGGCGCGGATCTGACCATGTCCACGCCGCCGCATCCGGCCCAGGCCGCCTTGCGTCTGGAGCAACTGGGCCGGGCCGCCATCGCCGAGGAGGAATATCGGCTGCGCGTCACCACCTTCGCCACGCGCGGGGTCGGCTTGGACAAAAGGGCCGACGACGATGGTCCCTTGCGCGTGCTGGCCGCCGGCGTCGCGGACCGCCGCTTTCTCGCCCTGTCGAACGCCCTGACTGCGGCCGGTGTCGAGGTGGTCGCGGCGCCGACGCCCTACACCGCCTTCGACTATCTGCACGAAAGCCCGTTTGACGCCGCCGTTCTGTGGGGCGCCGAAGACCATGCGCCGGCCCTGTCGATCGCGGCGGGCATGAAGCGCAACACACGCCTGTATCATATTCCGCTGATGCTTTATCTGCGCGGCAGGAACGAGATTAGCCTGGCTGAACTGTTCAACCGCGGCTTCGCAGACGTCGCCTCCGCCGACACGCCCGAGGGCGAAACGGCCGAGCGGATCCTAGCCCTGGCCGGCGCGCACCGCATTCATCTGGGCATTCGCAAGACGTTGGACTCGGTGCGCAGCCTGGACGTGATGGACCCAGAAACAGGCCTGTTCACGCCCGAACTTTTCGCCAGCCACCTGGGTCGTGTCGCCGAGGCTTCGCGCGCGCGAAAGCGCCCGCTTTCCGTCTGCGTCCTGCGGGTGCGCGAAACCGAATCCGTCACCTGGGCGCGTCAGGGCGGTTGGCTGGATCGCGCCATGCCGCAGATCGGGGCCATGGTTTCGCGCCTTGTCCGTGTCGAGGACACCCCTGCCCGCTTGGCCAAGGAGGTCTTCGCCCTGGCCCTGCCGGCGACCCACGCTGAACCGGCGCGTCTGGCCGCAGAACGAATCGCCGCCGTGATCGGCTGCACCGCCTTCGACGCCGGCCCGGACCGGTCGCCGTTCGTCGCCGAGTTCGACGTCGGCGCCGCCGAGATGCGTCCCGACGAAAGCGCCGCCGCCCTTTTGGAACGCGCTTCGGCCGACCTGTTCGAAAAGACGCGCTGA
- a CDS encoding YihY/virulence factor BrkB family protein, which yields MLYTGGVSFFALLAVFPAIAILIGFYKLGLSISEVSAQATALSDLLPKAAQTIFQGEITRLSNASARTVSAQSAFALFVGAYAAHRGFKALLAGLNLIHDETEPHGFFKFNLLAFFVAIFAFALFTVVSGAVVTVRIMAHASSSAAGLTGRSGMAPLDAFLPAIGLVIGLTLLYRYAMSHRAPVAWLPATAGGLVATLMSVVSSWLCAIYVEQIAPLGATYGSVGAVVVLLIWLSWNVNAIFYGGAFATEMELAAKARAIADTPPADVVNLSERRAGRRSRS from the coding sequence ATGCTCTATACGGGCGGCGTGTCCTTCTTCGCCCTGTTGGCCGTGTTTCCGGCGATCGCCATCCTGATCGGCTTTTACAAGCTGGGTCTGTCGATCAGCGAAGTCAGCGCCCAGGCGACCGCCTTGTCGGACCTTCTGCCCAAGGCGGCGCAGACCATTTTCCAGGGCGAGATCACGCGTTTGAGCAATGCGTCGGCGCGGACGGTTTCCGCTCAGAGCGCCTTCGCCCTGTTCGTCGGCGCCTATGCCGCGCATCGAGGTTTCAAGGCCTTGTTGGCGGGTTTGAACCTGATCCATGACGAGACCGAGCCGCACGGCTTCTTCAAGTTCAATCTGCTGGCCTTCTTCGTGGCGATCTTCGCCTTTGCGCTGTTCACGGTCGTGTCGGGCGCGGTCGTGACGGTACGCATCATGGCGCATGCGTCGTCGTCGGCCGCGGGCCTGACCGGGCGCAGCGGCATGGCGCCGCTGGACGCCTTCCTGCCCGCCATCGGTTTGGTGATCGGACTGACGCTGCTTTACCGCTACGCCATGAGCCACAGGGCGCCGGTCGCCTGGCTGCCGGCGACGGCGGGCGGTCTGGTGGCGACGCTGATGTCGGTGGTCTCGTCATGGTTGTGCGCCATCTATGTCGAGCAGATCGCGCCGCTGGGGGCCACCTATGGATCGGTCGGCGCCGTGGTGGTGCTGCTGATCTGGCTGTCGTGGAACGTCAACGCCATCTTCTACGGCGGAGCGTTCGCCACCGAGATGGAACTGGCGGCCAAGGCGCGCGCGATCGCCGACACGCCGCCGGCCGATGTCGTCAATCTGTCGGAGCGTCGGGCCGGGCGCCGGTCTCGATCGTAA
- a CDS encoding sulfurtransferase TusA family protein, giving the protein MENASPGARIVLLATDPMARIDVPFLMSQKGGRVLEIEDADGLLHITIETGARPDAPTD; this is encoded by the coding sequence ATGGAAAACGCCTCGCCCGGCGCGCGGATCGTGCTGCTGGCCACCGACCCGATGGCCCGGATCGACGTGCCGTTTCTGATGTCTCAAAAAGGCGGGCGCGTGCTCGAGATCGAGGACGCCGACGGCCTTCTTCACATTACGATCGAGACCGGCGCCCGGCCCGACGCTCCGACAGATTGA
- a CDS encoding CinA family protein, producing the protein MFSQDIAQLAQQIVATASERGLMLATAESCTGGLVSAAITAIPGSSAVLDRGFVTYSNEAKAELLGVSVKILSDHGAVSQAVAVAMAEGAVKHSRASVSVSVTGVAGPGGGSVDKPVGLVHFAASGPQGVIHRVERFGDLGRDGIRQASVRVALEMLADRLA; encoded by the coding sequence ATGTTTTCCCAAGATATCGCGCAGCTGGCGCAACAGATTGTCGCAACGGCCAGCGAACGCGGTCTGATGCTGGCGACGGCCGAAAGCTGCACCGGCGGTTTGGTGTCCGCTGCGATCACAGCCATCCCCGGTTCGTCAGCGGTCCTGGATCGCGGCTTCGTCACCTACAGCAACGAGGCCAAGGCCGAGTTGTTGGGCGTGTCGGTAAAAATCCTGTCCGACCACGGCGCCGTGTCGCAAGCGGTCGCAGTGGCGATGGCTGAGGGCGCGGTCAAACACTCGCGGGCCTCCGTCTCGGTGTCCGTGACAGGGGTGGCTGGACCGGGCGGCGGATCGGTCGATAAGCCCGTGGGTCTGGTCCACTTCGCGGCGTCAGGTCCACAAGGCGTCATTCACCGCGTCGAGCGATTTGGCGACCTCGGCCGCGATGGAATCCGCCAAGCCAGCGTTCGCGTGGCGTTGGAAATGCTGGCGGATCGGCTCGCGTGA
- a CDS encoding spermidine synthase: MTEAVDPLRPAAPTSDRIAPILFAVAIFTSACLVFVVQPMAAKLLLPTLGGSPSVWNASMVFFQTALLAGYGYAHLLQRLATMRAQVGVHLGLLIVAAFFLPLQISGLLGDPDPSQPAMWLLATLAVSIGAPFAVLSATAPLLQAWYARVRAGHADGQNPYVLYAASNLGSFLALLAYPVVIEPLASLSDQRLGWSVGYGLFVVMVVGLGVQVWRRREIGTAEPAPLEASPPIAWREKGMLVLLAAAPSSLMLGVTAHLTTDVASAPFLWVIPLALYLLTFVIAFQTRPAVSPAIGLGLQAAAAAACAALIAFRTGEWLLVFTVNLAAFFFTALMCHQRLAARRPAPDRLTEFYLLLSLGGVVGGLFNGLIAPAVFDMVWEYPLVLVAAGLLRPWSRREIRPWEIICCVAGVVIALMGPLSMEAVRYAPNIRAAIPDAELVRIAQAILGIATLFAFLVRDRAVMFTIVLAAIVWSGYHLARGYDWALSERSFFGVMRVAKIDDPLMGGPVHVLMHGTTLHGAQAQAPSNRCQPTLYYATSTPLGQAMLQMQARRLDGARVGVVGQGSGAMAAYKRAQDQLTFFEIDPMVDRLSRDPQWFSFINGCADGPVRTVLGDARLTMDREPARSYDLLVIDAFSSDAVPTHLLTVEAIRGYLRLLAPDGVVVLHLSNRNLEITLPAEAAAQVLKVPHLHQVYIGQSGQGDMAEASTEALLIGKSPAALEGFRDDARWRKLSPTTVRPWTDDYVNLFGSLVRQMKMAAR, encoded by the coding sequence ATGACCGAGGCTGTCGATCCATTACGCCCCGCCGCCCCGACATCGGATCGCATCGCGCCGATCCTGTTCGCCGTCGCCATCTTCACATCGGCCTGTCTGGTCTTCGTCGTTCAACCGATGGCGGCCAAGCTGCTGTTGCCGACGCTGGGCGGATCGCCTTCGGTGTGGAACGCGTCGATGGTGTTCTTCCAGACCGCGCTGCTCGCTGGATATGGCTATGCGCACCTGCTGCAACGTTTGGCGACGATGCGGGCGCAGGTCGGGGTTCACCTGGGCCTGCTGATCGTGGCGGCGTTTTTCCTGCCCCTGCAGATCAGCGGCCTGTTGGGGGATCCCGATCCGTCCCAACCGGCGATGTGGCTGCTGGCGACGCTGGCGGTGTCCATCGGCGCGCCGTTCGCTGTGCTGTCGGCGACTGCGCCGCTGCTTCAGGCCTGGTATGCGCGCGTGCGGGCCGGACATGCAGACGGCCAGAACCCCTACGTTCTCTATGCCGCCTCGAACCTGGGCAGCTTCTTGGCCCTGCTGGCCTATCCGGTCGTGATCGAGCCGCTGGCCAGCCTGTCGGATCAGCGCCTGGGCTGGAGCGTCGGCTATGGGCTGTTCGTGGTGATGGTCGTGGGGCTGGGCGTTCAGGTCTGGCGACGACGCGAGATTGGAACGGCGGAGCCCGCGCCACTTGAGGCCAGCCCGCCGATTGCTTGGCGCGAAAAGGGGATGCTGGTTCTGCTGGCCGCCGCACCGTCCAGTCTGATGCTGGGGGTGACGGCGCATCTGACGACGGATGTGGCTTCGGCGCCCTTTCTGTGGGTCATACCGCTCGCGCTCTATCTGCTGACGTTTGTCATCGCTTTCCAGACCCGGCCGGCTGTTTCGCCAGCCATCGGCCTTGGTTTGCAGGCGGCGGCGGCAGCGGCCTGCGCCGCCCTGATTGCGTTCCGGACAGGCGAATGGCTGCTGGTGTTCACCGTCAATTTGGCGGCCTTCTTCTTCACCGCGCTGATGTGTCACCAAAGGCTGGCGGCGCGGCGGCCGGCGCCGGATCGTCTGACCGAATTCTATCTGTTGCTGTCGCTGGGCGGCGTAGTCGGCGGACTGTTCAACGGCCTGATTGCGCCGGCCGTTTTCGACATGGTGTGGGAATATCCGCTGGTGCTGGTGGCGGCCGGATTGCTGCGGCCGTGGAGCCGTCGCGAGATCAGGCCGTGGGAGATCATCTGCTGCGTCGCCGGCGTGGTCATCGCCCTGATGGGGCCGCTGTCGATGGAGGCCGTCCGGTACGCACCGAACATTCGCGCGGCCATCCCTGACGCTGAACTGGTGCGGATCGCGCAAGCCATCCTGGGGATCGCGACCCTGTTCGCCTTTTTGGTGCGCGATCGGGCGGTGATGTTCACGATCGTTTTGGCCGCCATCGTATGGTCCGGCTATCATCTGGCGCGCGGATATGACTGGGCCCTGTCGGAACGCAGCTTCTTTGGCGTGATGCGGGTGGCCAAGATCGACGATCCGCTGATGGGCGGGCCGGTCCATGTGCTAATGCACGGCACGACTTTGCATGGTGCCCAGGCCCAGGCGCCGTCGAACCGCTGTCAGCCCACGCTCTACTATGCGACCTCGACGCCGCTGGGGCAGGCGATGCTGCAGATGCAGGCGCGTCGGCTGGACGGCGCGCGCGTCGGCGTTGTGGGGCAGGGCTCGGGCGCCATGGCCGCCTACAAGCGCGCTCAGGACCAGCTGACCTTCTTCGAGATCGATCCGATGGTGGATCGGCTGTCGCGCGACCCGCAATGGTTCAGCTTCATCAACGGCTGCGCCGACGGGCCGGTGCGGACGGTTCTGGGGGATGCGCGCCTAACGATGGATCGCGAGCCGGCAAGATCTTACGACCTGCTGGTCATCGACGCCTTCTCGTCCGACGCCGTGCCGACGCATCTGCTGACGGTCGAGGCGATCCGCGGCTATCTGCGGCTGCTGGCGCCCGACGGCGTCGTGGTGCTGCATCTGTCGAACCGGAACCTGGAGATCACCCTGCCGGCCGAGGCGGCGGCGCAGGTGCTGAAGGTCCCGCACCTGCACCAGGTGTATATCGGGCAGTCGGGCCAGGGCGACATGGCCGAGGCCTCGACCGAAGCGCTGCTGATCGGCAAGAGTCCGGCGGCGCTGGAGGGCTTCAGGGACGATGCGCGCTGGCGCAAGCTGTCGCCGACGACGGTGCGTCCTTGGACGGACGACTACGTCAATCTGTTCGGATCGCTGGTGCGTCAGATGAAGATGGCGGCGCGCTAG
- a CDS encoding bifunctional 2-C-methyl-D-erythritol 4-phosphate cytidylyltransferase/2-C-methyl-D-erythritol 2,4-cyclodiphosphate synthase: protein MTFSGIIVAAGSGSRAGGDKQWRNLGGKPVLRWSAEALLNAGADELIVVIAPDAVERVAEVLSGLPRWKAVIGGAARADSVRAGLAALTCPADQPVLIHDAARPLLNAAVIDRLLSALETSDGALPALPVADSLRRGEAEIMTDVVDRDGLWRAQTPQAFRRGVIETAYAAWSDAEVPTDEAVVVQRNGGAVALVQGDARLMKLTYPEDFAMAEALLPQAQRYQTRIGSGYDVHRWGPGGSVWLCGIEVPHDQTLIGHSDADAGLHALTDAILGAIAAGDIGDHFPPTDPKWKGASSDQFLIHAAELVAARGGRIVNVDVTLICERPKVKPHRQAMRDRIAGLLNLPLDAVSVKATTTEGLGFTGRGEGLAAQAVATVETPAA from the coding sequence ATGACATTTTCGGGCATCATCGTCGCGGCCGGTTCCGGCTCGCGCGCCGGCGGCGACAAACAGTGGCGGAACCTGGGCGGAAAGCCCGTGCTGCGCTGGTCTGCCGAGGCCTTGCTGAACGCCGGCGCCGACGAACTGATCGTCGTGATCGCCCCTGACGCCGTCGAGCGTGTGGCCGAGGTGCTGTCCGGTTTGCCGCGTTGGAAAGCCGTCATCGGTGGAGCCGCCCGCGCCGATTCGGTCCGCGCTGGTCTCGCGGCACTGACCTGTCCAGCGGATCAGCCGGTGCTGATCCATGACGCCGCCCGCCCGCTGCTGAACGCCGCCGTCATCGACCGTCTACTGTCGGCCCTTGAAACTTCGGACGGCGCCCTGCCCGCCCTGCCTGTCGCCGACAGCCTTCGGCGTGGCGAGGCGGAAATCATGACCGACGTGGTTGATCGCGACGGTCTGTGGCGCGCCCAGACGCCTCAAGCCTTTCGCCGGGGCGTGATCGAGACCGCCTATGCCGCCTGGTCGGACGCCGAGGTCCCGACCGACGAAGCCGTCGTCGTGCAGCGCAACGGCGGCGCGGTGGCCCTGGTTCAGGGCGATGCGCGTCTGATGAAACTGACCTATCCCGAGGATTTCGCCATGGCCGAAGCTCTGCTGCCCCAAGCGCAGCGTTATCAGACCCGGATCGGGTCCGGCTATGACGTGCATCGCTGGGGACCGGGCGGGTCCGTCTGGCTTTGCGGGATCGAGGTGCCGCACGATCAGACGCTGATCGGCCACTCCGACGCCGACGCCGGTCTCCACGCCCTGACCGACGCCATCCTGGGCGCCATCGCGGCGGGCGACATCGGCGACCATTTCCCGCCGACGGATCCGAAATGGAAAGGCGCTTCCTCGGACCAGTTCCTGATCCATGCCGCCGAACTGGTCGCGGCGCGCGGCGGCCGCATCGTCAACGTCGACGTCACCCTGATCTGCGAACGACCCAAGGTGAAGCCGCACCGCCAGGCCATGCGCGATCGGATCGCCGGGCTTCTGAACCTTCCGCTCGACGCCGTCAGCGTCAAGGCGACCACGACCGAAGGGCTTGGTTTCACCGGACGCGGCGAGGGTTTGGCCGCCCAGGCCGTGGCGACTGTGGAAACGCCAGCCGCCTAG
- the dusB gene encoding tRNA dihydrouridine synthase DusB, with protein MPKTLQIGDVTVPGQVLMAPMTGVTDLPFRMLASRLGAAYVATEMVAAKELARARPDVVRRAAVGAGLPLTVIQLVGRDPEQMGEGARMAERAGADIVDLNFGCPAKEVTGSAAGSALMRTPDLACRIMEAAVKATDRPVTVKMRLGWDEESRNAAELARRAEAIGVKAVTVHGRTRKQFYTGQADWDAVGTVKAAVGIPVIVNGDIITAYEARQALAQSSADGLMLGRGVYGRPWLAAHLERALVDGVALEEPGPEERLAIVIEHLRASADFYGLPLGLKMFRKHLGWYIEQAPWPADPQHRREAKARICRLDDPMAVEDAMHELWRPDLPRLGKSAVENGPQVLETAVA; from the coding sequence ATGCCCAAGACCTTGCAAATCGGCGATGTGACCGTGCCCGGCCAGGTGCTGATGGCGCCGATGACCGGCGTGACCGACCTGCCGTTCCGCATGCTGGCCTCCAGACTGGGCGCCGCTTATGTCGCAACGGAGATGGTGGCGGCCAAGGAACTGGCGCGGGCGCGGCCGGACGTCGTGCGGCGCGCCGCCGTGGGAGCAGGTCTGCCGCTGACCGTCATCCAGCTTGTCGGACGTGATCCCGAACAGATGGGCGAGGGGGCGCGGATGGCGGAAAGGGCTGGGGCGGACATCGTCGATCTGAACTTCGGCTGTCCAGCCAAGGAGGTCACGGGCTCGGCCGCCGGTTCGGCCCTGATGCGGACGCCCGATCTGGCCTGTCGGATCATGGAGGCGGCGGTCAAGGCGACCGATCGGCCGGTGACGGTCAAGATGCGGCTGGGCTGGGACGAGGAGAGCCGGAACGCCGCGGAACTGGCTCGCCGCGCGGAAGCGATCGGCGTCAAGGCCGTCACGGTGCATGGCCGCACGCGAAAACAGTTCTACACTGGGCAAGCGGATTGGGACGCGGTCGGGACGGTAAAGGCGGCGGTCGGCATTCCCGTCATCGTCAATGGCGACATCATCACCGCCTATGAAGCGCGCCAGGCCTTGGCGCAGTCCAGCGCGGACGGGCTGATGCTGGGACGTGGCGTCTATGGCCGGCCATGGCTGGCGGCGCATCTGGAGCGGGCGCTGGTCGATGGTGTGGCGCTGGAGGAACCCGGACCTGAAGAGCGTCTGGCGATCGTGATCGAGCATCTGCGGGCGTCGGCCGACTTCTACGGCCTGCCTCTAGGTTTGAAGATGTTCCGCAAACATCTGGGCTGGTACATCGAACAGGCGCCGTGGCCGGCCGATCCGCAACACCGTCGCGAGGCGAAGGCAAGAATTTGCCGCCTGGACGATCCGATGGCCGTCGAAGACGCCATGCACGAACTGTGGCGGCCGGATTTGCCTCGGTTGGGTAAGTCTGCTGTTGAAAATGGGCCACAGGTGTTGGAGACTGCTGTGGCATGA
- a CDS encoding sensor histidine kinase NtrY-like, whose amino-acid sequence MTDTPSARTASPDLASDDGSFWGWVDSERARTGFGLAFFLAVAITAAAIWLVAVAPGATSGSARGSSSQIALIVLAANLLLISGLAIIVGRRVLTLVRSTDEAGSRLHLRFVALFSMVALVPSVLIALVFGVLVNRGVDQWFSENVKSSVDNGAIIGRAYVRDVASSMDADLVTISDQLDSARGLFDDRIQFNAALAQVGDIFRYPAIYIVNGNGEVLARAEQPGAPPYLAPPRSYIEAAGQDGKPPTDVTQNPDTVRSIIALPAYGDAYLYLVRPLQEGLIARMNASDQSIQAYREAEESRARIQSAFILSYLETALLVLVGAVWLGMSAASSISAPIGRLVKAAGQVAGGDFTARVDSEGAPAEIATLSDAFNRMTGDLQAQQAALKAASDEAHDRSRFIETVLSGVSAGVIGLDKRGRVSAINDSALQLLHIDDVEVLGHELAALSPELSDLVRRAEAHIEEDIDVSRGGDTRRLRVRIEGGLGGEMVLTFDDITRLVTAQRNAAWRDVARRIAHEIKNPLTPIQLSAERLKRKYRARIGEDVEIFDRCTDTIIRQVGDIGRMVDEFSSFARMPAPRFAPENPAEMLREAVFAQRVAAPDIVVDITEPLPMANMQADGRMVGQALINILKNAGESVAAQRLAAGEAAASDRAGVIASLTIEDGFATFVIEDDGVGLPARDRDRLTEPYVTTREKGTGLGLAIVKRICEDHGGELKLADAKTLRGARVCMIFPLKPHGKGGEGAERKLQTLAAE is encoded by the coding sequence ATGACGGATACGCCTTCAGCACGCACCGCTTCGCCCGACCTCGCGTCGGACGACGGGTCGTTCTGGGGGTGGGTCGATAGCGAACGGGCGCGGACCGGCTTCGGATTGGCGTTCTTTCTGGCTGTCGCGATCACGGCGGCGGCCATCTGGCTGGTGGCGGTCGCGCCGGGAGCCACATCAGGGTCGGCGCGCGGATCGAGCAGCCAGATCGCCCTGATCGTGCTGGCGGCCAATCTGCTTCTGATTTCCGGCCTGGCCATCATTGTCGGCCGGCGCGTGCTGACTTTGGTGCGCAGCACCGACGAAGCCGGATCGCGCCTTCACCTGAGGTTCGTCGCCCTGTTCTCGATGGTGGCCCTGGTCCCGTCGGTGCTGATCGCCCTGGTGTTCGGCGTCCTGGTCAATCGAGGCGTAGACCAATGGTTCAGCGAGAACGTGAAATCGTCGGTCGACAACGGCGCGATCATCGGTCGCGCCTATGTCCGCGACGTGGCCAGTTCGATGGATGCGGATTTGGTCACGATCTCGGATCAGTTGGACAGCGCGAGAGGACTGTTTGACGACCGCATCCAGTTCAACGCCGCCTTGGCGCAGGTTGGCGACATTTTCCGATACCCGGCCATCTATATTGTCAACGGCAACGGCGAAGTTCTGGCGCGAGCCGAGCAACCCGGCGCGCCGCCTTATCTGGCGCCGCCGCGCAGCTATATCGAGGCCGCCGGGCAGGACGGCAAACCGCCTACTGACGTTACCCAGAATCCCGATACCGTACGCTCCATCATCGCTCTGCCGGCGTATGGAGACGCCTACCTCTATCTCGTCCGTCCCCTCCAAGAGGGACTGATCGCGCGGATGAACGCGTCGGATCAGTCGATCCAGGCCTATCGCGAGGCGGAGGAGAGCCGCGCTCGGATCCAGTCCGCCTTCATCCTCAGCTATCTCGAGACGGCGCTGCTGGTGCTGGTGGGCGCGGTGTGGCTGGGAATGTCGGCGGCCAGCAGCATCTCCGCGCCGATCGGTCGGTTGGTGAAGGCGGCGGGACAAGTCGCGGGCGGCGACTTCACCGCTCGGGTCGACAGCGAAGGCGCCCCGGCCGAAATCGCCACTCTGTCGGACGCCTTCAACCGCATGACCGGCGATCTGCAGGCGCAGCAGGCGGCGCTGAAGGCCGCGAGCGACGAGGCGCACGACCGCAGCCGTTTCATCGAGACCGTGCTGTCGGGCGTCAGCGCCGGGGTTATCGGCCTGGACAAGCGTGGGCGGGTGTCGGCCATCAATGACAGCGCCCTGCAACTGCTTCACATCGACGACGTCGAGGTTCTAGGTCACGAACTCGCGGCGCTGTCTCCAGAACTTAGCGATCTGGTGCGGCGCGCTGAGGCCCATATCGAGGAAGACATCGACGTCAGCCGAGGCGGCGATACGCGGCGGCTGCGCGTTCGGATCGAGGGTGGTCTGGGCGGCGAGATGGTCCTGACCTTCGACGACATCACCCGCTTGGTGACGGCCCAGCGAAACGCGGCTTGGCGCGACGTGGCCCGTCGCATCGCCCATGAGATCAAGAACCCGCTGACGCCGATCCAGCTGTCGGCAGAGCGACTGAAACGGAAATATCGCGCGCGGATCGGCGAGGATGTCGAAATCTTCGACCGGTGCACCGACACCATCATCCGCCAGGTCGGAGACATCGGCCGCATGGTCGATGAGTTCTCTTCCTTTGCTCGCATGCCAGCGCCGCGTTTCGCGCCCGAGAACCCGGCCGAAATGTTGCGCGAGGCGGTGTTCGCCCAACGGGTCGCCGCGCCGGACATCGTGGTCGACATCACCGAGCCCCTGCCGATGGCGAACATGCAGGCCGACGGCCGTATGGTGGGACAGGCGCTGATCAACATCCTCAAGAACGCGGGCGAATCGGTTGCGGCGCAACGGCTTGCGGCGGGTGAGGCAGCGGCGTCGGACCGTGCGGGCGTCATCGCGTCGCTGACGATCGAGGACGGCTTCGCCACCTTCGTCATCGAGGACGACGGCGTGGGTCTGCCGGCTCGCGACCGCGATCGCCTGACCGAACCCTATGTGACCACGCGCGAGAAGGGCACGGGCCTGGGCCTGGCCATCGTCAAACGCATTTGCGAGGACCACGGTGGCGAGCTGAAGCTGGCCGACGCCAAGACCCTGCGCGGCGCACGCGTGTGCATGATCTTCCCCCTGAAACCCCACGGTAAAGGCGGCGAGGGCGCGGAGCGCAAGCTCCAGACCCTGGCCGCCGAATAG